TAGAAGAAATAACCTCTAAATCATTCTATAATTCTATTCTCAAACTTTTcaatatatttgatattttgaatatttataaTTTGATCAAATGTTTTTCAgagtaaataatatattttaagttatttttctacatattcaaaaaaaatatatataaaaattgaaacagctagtctcttgagagactgtctctttgagagacgtctctcaagcCCAGcacattaaaacttaatttttatttatattatccttaatgcgtacttatcgtatttttaatgtctactcaCAATATctaaaatgcctacttatattatttttaacgcctacttataataattcaaaaaatatataatgggtcaattcaattaaaaatgatatatcAAACATACAGCCTCTCATAACAATTTGTACCAAAGGCATCCATCAGTTAGGTTTTTTGTGGGTCATAGCTTTAGTCTCAAGATTAAACATCTGTCTTATCCAAGACGAAGATTGATGTAGGCATGTCTAGCTCATACTTTCCACCATTAGCGGGCTCCTCCTAAACTTGATTGCCAATTGCCACTTGGTCATTTTTTAAAGATCAAGAATTTTGCCCTTGCtaaattattcaaaaacaaaTCTTTCCACTTCATGAGAAGTTTGCTAGAATAAATTTCATTATTGTTATAAAAAGTCTAAAATAATTGATATTTTCTCATATTttatttacaagaaaatttattttttttgtcaaatactACCTATATGTGATTTTTGATTGAAAGTCAAGATGAAAGAGTGTTTTTTGATGCAAATTAGATGCATGGAAAGTTGGATATCTTTTGTTATTAATAGGAATAAGTACGGAATCAACTATGAAAATCGTATTGTGTTGGATCGCCTATGTGTCATGCCTTATGCCAAATTGTCGTGTCAAGTAGTGCCTATAAATTTTGCGTTGTGTTGTACTTGGGCTTGACTAAATTCTAACCATAAAAATTGTGTGGTGTTAGACGGCTCGTGTGTCGTGTTTATTGTGTCTCGTGCCAAATTGTACCGTTTTATGTCATACCATAGACAATATCATATAGTGGCTTGCCTCAGTCGGTTGTGCCAAGTTGCCTACATGCCGATCCAACCCACTTCCATCTTTTGGTATACTCGTTATACCATTCACTTATATTGCTGTTACTTAGTAGAGTACACACCTTGccagtttgaagattttttttttttcattttttgattgaaatttaattcccagattttacataaataattaattctctTTTTCCGTTATGTCTGATCTACGAGTCTACGATTAAATCAAATATACTCGGAGACTAAATTGGGTGTAGATTACACTGCACAGTACCCATCACAAATGAAAGAAGTGAGAGGCCCCAAACTTACTAAAAAATGAACACAATTCTGAGACTCTCCTCTACTCTTAAGCCCAAACAACTGAATAAGCTTATGACCCTTTCTCTTTCACTGTCCTTTTCTTCTCATCATTTGTGCACATTAGCATCACCACTTCCTCCCCACCACTTTCACATCCTTAACGTGCGCCCCGCCGCCGTATCACCATCACcgtcaccatcaccatcaccttcCACTTTTCACTCTTTCATCAGGATGAGCTCTACCAATACTAGCAGTTCCATTGATGTTGCTGCTTCTGAATTGGATCCCATTTTTAAGCAGAAACGTATCATACGTTCCAAAGTACGTAAATCCCTTAAAGAGATGGATCTTTCTCAGAGAACCCTTGAaggtaattatatatttatttgaaaaaaaaatttgctcTTTATTTGATTGTTACTTGTTTTTGgttagttttgaaattttgggtTTTACCCGAATTGATTTATTTGATGATTAATtggttattttgatgataaattgacTAATTTGGTAAGCCTGAGTTGAATTTTGATGTGGGAATAACCTGGGAAATTAGGTTCAAATGTAAATGTTGTTTTGCTTTGTTCTTTAGTCAATGATCTGGTCTGAGCTGACACCCTTCAATTCTTCCTACGTACTTTTCCGAAACAAGCCATTTTCAAGACATCCTCAAAGGCTTgcatcaaaacaaaaatttctCTTCTATATGAGCATGGGGAAGTAACCCATGATTAAAGGAATTGCAAACTCCTCCATGGTTTAAAACTCCAAAGCACAAGAGTTCAAACCTTAGCTTAAAATAAGCCAGGTCAAATGGTGGACTCAAGTCACCAATTGCAATAGTAATAGTGAACATTTCACAGGAGATGATCAATTGGACAATAGTAGTGTTCCTGATAAAAAAGTCTCCCGGCCTATAGCAATGTCTTCAGTTGACATTATATAACTTGTTAACATTTATTTCAACCTCATATACAACACCATTCCATTTTTTGttgtcattaagtggctcccacacAGGCGAGGTTTGGGGTTAGATGTATGCAATTTAATCCTTATAAAAACAAATATGGTTGTTTTTGATTGACATTTGATAGCAAATATGATATGCATCTTCAATGAATAACAATGTACATGATTTTCATGCTCGTATAAATGTAAATTGTATAAAGATACAaatctttttgattttaactgATAGTTGAACCATTGATCATTAACACCTCAGATAATTGTTGAATTTTCACTATAGATGCTTTGAACTAAAGCTTAATATAACTCGCAGTGTACAAAGTACAACATAAGTAATACAGACTAGTAGAGCACTTATAAAAGAGAAGATTTTTGTTATGTATTTCTAGTTTGATAGTTGAGCCTAAACGTCTTTGAACATTTGATACCTGTAATGGTGGGGAGTTATATTAAGCTTCCATCGTCTTCAGTTTGCAACTTCCTTTCATCTCCACATTTCAATAGTATCAACCATAAATAATCATCTTTTTTATAAACTATCTTTATATTGATTGTTTTATGTCTTCACAGATGATGTAATTCAGCATTTGATATTGGATGCTCCATGGTTTAAATCAACTAGAAGGTTGTGTGCTTATATAAGCTGTCGTGCCTTGCGAGAAGTTGATACATCTAAAATATTAGCAAGTATCTTACAGAGTTCAGACAAAGGTTTGACACTTTCCAAATGCTCTTTGGGCAatgatataaaatttatttaccgCAGGTGCACGATATACATGTAGCTGCTAGTCGAACACAAGGAATCtagtttaataatttttgtgctACTCTAGATTCCACAGTGAAACGAAAGCAATATATGATTGAATTTAATATCTAAACTATTGAAAATTGTAATCTAATGGATTTAAACTATATAATTAAAAGATCTAGTAAATGAGCGAAAAACGCCCTAAAAACACCACTAAACATCCAAAAAGAAGCATAAAAATGTGTAccataagtgcaaataattgcacttatcaagcAACATGATGATTCTTTTTCTAGTCATTAATTTTTTAACCTTCAAGAAATTCCCTATTCGCTATAATAATTTGTTCGTTCTCTTAAGATCTAAAAGTACAAACTCGTAGAATGCACCATAGGCATCACTATAAGTtcatatttagttttattttttcatgCCCATAGGCTTTGCTGAAGCTtgtaaactaaaatttttgatCTATTTACCTTCTTAAAATAACTAGTCCAAAACCTATTTTCTTTTGAATACTATAAACTTTAGTTTTGGCTTGCAGACAATCAGGAACTTGAAGGTAAAACACTTTATGTGCCAAG
This Amaranthus tricolor cultivar Red isolate AtriRed21 chromosome 13, ASM2621246v1, whole genome shotgun sequence DNA region includes the following protein-coding sequences:
- the LOC130797609 gene encoding 5-formyltetrahydrofolate cyclo-ligase, mitochondrial-like, yielding MNTILRLSSTLKPKQLNKLMTLSLSLSFSSHHLCTLASPLPPHHFHILNVRPAAVSPSPSPSPSPSTFHSFIRMSSTNTSSSIDVAASELDPIFKQKRIIRSKVRKSLKEMDLSQRTLEDDVIQHLILDAPWFKSTRRLCAYISCRALREVDTSKILASILQSSDKDNQELEGKTLYVPRVEDKNSHMRMLNISSLNDLIANSMDILEPVPVDSKGNQREDVMEASEAVDLFLLPGLAFDKSGRRLGRGGGYYDTFLSKYRQLANKQNWKQPLLVALSYSVQILDDGVIPITPNDINVDALVTPAAVVPISSAARQRMEHGI